The Acipenser ruthenus chromosome 28, fAciRut3.2 maternal haplotype, whole genome shotgun sequence sequence tctatatcgatatatatatatatatacagtatatacagtatatctatatacacagtatatacagtatatctatatctatatatatatatatatatatatatatatatatatatacagtatatctatatatatatatatagatagatatatagacacacacacagtatacatttaataaatctaacactccacaggcaattgaagtcaatgggatcaatcTTGAATaagtcaataactacgtatacttaggacagttagttttggcaatgaagaaccaaatgtgcgaaatcaacagaagaccAAAATGGGGTTGAAGTGCCTTTGGAAgataagcatggttctgaaagggaaactacccttatgcctcaagaggaaagtcttagACCAATGTGTGCTGCCAGTACTAACTTACGGAtgtgaaacctggaccctcaatgcaaaaatgactcaaattataaacgactcaacggagtatggaaagatgcatgctgggaataacaagaagagacaggaaaaggaaggaatggataagagcgcaaaAAAAAGTATGcgatgttattataagagcaaaaaaactgaaatggcagtgtggGCCGGAcgtgtagcaagaagaacagaccatcgctggaccaaggagatactagactggatcccaagagatataaagcgaccaagaagatgACCTCCatgaagatggcaagatgaaattaggaaacatgctGGAGCAacgtggaagaatcttggggaggccttcatccagcagcgGATTGAAAAAGACTGAAGATGATGATATACACACATTGTATTAACTACAATTATCTTCAATACTGTCTTTCAAAATAAATCCTCCTGGTCCATTATCACAAGTTGCAATCAAAAAGCATTCAAATGATTAATGGCTCATTTCCCCTACAGATTGTAAAATTCTTGTAGTATGCCAATGCATATGCAATTATGTACTGCACCAAGATAAAGCATTCTGTCATatatgttgtgtatatatatataggtaatttaaaaagcatttacCCTTAAACAGAAACATTGGTTATGGTCCACTGCAACAATGTTTTTAGTATTGTAACTGTTCATTCAAACAAGGATTTTAAACCGAAAATCAGCTTTTATAAACAGATAGCCTTTATAAACAGATAACCTTGAGCATTCCTGTTGAACAAACATTTGGGTTAGCTTATGATGTGAATgaaaaacagtacacaaaacaaactCAATAACCCTCTTACTCAGACAGCAGCCAGTATTTCTGACAATGCCTCTTCCACAGCGGGTTGTGATTCGAGAGTTCCTGTAGCCTTCGACTGACATAACTGCAGCTGGAGACAGAAACACAGTTAGAAAACCCTTAGAAAAATGTACTACAGTAATCccccatgcttttaccatggccACACAATGCatttacacacactgtatatatcgTACCGATATCCTGTCACGATCTCTCTAAGGACTTCATGTTAATTAACCACGTTCGCATTTTGAATGGGATCTGCACAGCGGAAATAAAATGTCAACAAAATAATAGATCCGCTGAAATAAGATTTAATACAGTGCTAAATCAATGCCAATGTGTTTCCAATACAGTAAATCTAACTTTCGTTTATTAATGACAGACACAAAACAGGAAGATTTCTAAATCTGAACTTTATAAAGATAACGTACTCGTATGGTGTACTCTATACGTTTTGTGCTCATAAACAAAAGTGTAACAGGTCGTGAACGATATAAATATGATATATTTACAATAATGACTATATGACATATGCCAGGCCGTGTAAAAATCAAACACATAAATCTGtcagctgtaaataaaaaaaaaagaaaaaaaacaagcacaacaaaacaataatatgtTCTGCTGTGGGGTGTCCGTCTCTGTCTCCCACACCAATATGTTCCTATGGTTTTAGTTTGTATATTTTTCCCTTAGTGTCTCTGCTTTGAAACCTACCTGATTAAATCTTTAAAATCGAGAAACGACAAAATCAACAGCAAAGGATCTGAAGGTAGAATCTCCAAGCTGAGCTCCGTGGACGTCGCCATCTTGGAACCTGGCGCACTCTAGCCACCCCCACCCCGCCGTGACGTCATCGGGAGGGGCAGCACCACGCTGCTTTGTTATCAAATACACCGCACATGGAGAGCCGGGGCTGGTGCTGCTGTTGATAAATGGGGTACCGTGCTATTAAATGTGCAGGGTGACGTTACTTGGAAACTGTTTACGAGTTTTGTAAGAAATAGAAACGCCCTCGGTTTATTCTTTCCAGCGAGTAATAATTATATAAAGTCAAATATACTATGATATTTGGACGCTAATACTGTATTAGCAATAAGCAATACTAGCAATATGTGCCTTTTTATTGTAGGGGTCCAGTGGTTATGTTTGTTCAGTCACCTACCTTGGCACATACCTCAATCCAATCAAACAATGCTATGCCTAGCCACAAGCCCACAGGGCATCTCCTCACATCTTGAGCAGTCAGGAATAAGACTGTATAGTTGCTCTGCTTAACTGTATCTGCATGTCCAGTTATGTTGCCCTGTTACCACCAGGTGGCGATAGTGATAGTAAAAGGTGACCGTGTTAAGATTTTCACGCTACGTAGAAGTTCAGGAACGATCAGACattgtttatgtgtttatttaaagagtCTTCTTGCAACAAAATGCTCTCGACTTTGCACTGCAGAACATGACCTATGTGGTTTAACTAGAGCTTAACCAGGTGCATAGggttttttagatttaaaatttATATAGCACAGTTatagcatacatgccaacagtccctatacggtcgggacagtcccgatttcctagcaaatgtcccgcgttccgatgcataggaagaaagtcccgatatttacccatagaaaaaaaaatcatttattctgcacagaaGAGTtcgtgaaaaccacacgctgtgctcttcatgcggctaacacatctgctgatcactaacttatacaaaggtaagaacgcttcattatgtctatttttactgtcatgatggtcgtgtcgtgttaAGTTGGGGGAGTATACGTCTATATGATAATTAgtgtatgatgcatatgaccCCCCCCCATGCCCCCACCGTCCCCGCCCCCCTAGAGACGAGCGTCATGCTGAACAGTTTCCAGTTGTTGGCAAGTATGTTATAGAAAAATACTTAATGGGACAAAAATGCAATAGTCTATATTTTAATGAGCTAAACAGTGGATTTAATAACACTGACTTAATGCTTTATCCGTAACACAGGGTTAACAATGGAGCTAGTTTTGTGTGGCAATGTTCAGCATGCTGCTGTTGGTTATTGTACTCTAATGATATGATAAGGACACTCTATAAGCCAGTTGTCAGAACAGAGAGAAACTATCAGCAGTATAATGGAAGTGGTGTAATAGAATAGAACAGAACAGAGATGCTTAATATTCTGAGCAGGGCTTCAGGCAGCTGGGCAGGAGCACCACACAGTGTACAGAAAGACAACAGGTAAGGCTGATTCACCCAACCCTCATTCCACCTGCTTTACCCTTCCTTTGAGTCAAACGCTTCAAAGTGTGTGAGGTTAACATAACGTGTGTGTGTTCCTTCCTACTCCTTCCTTATTTTATTAGCGTAGGCTTTTTAAGGGTTAACATTTTGAGTGTAAAGACCTGCCTCCCTTATGACATCACTAGGCTCTTACACATCACTATCCCCAGGGATGCACAGAGAAAGAGGGAAGGGGTAGAGTGAGGAAGGAAAGCATCAATGAAACTGCCTCCATTCTGTTCCAGCAGCGTCACAGCCTCCAAGCAGCTCAGGCTTGtaaaaaacatttagtcaagCAGACCAGGAGAGCTGCTTGGGTTCAGACTCAATCTGCATGCAATGGTATATCTGACTCCCATAGTATTATAAAGCTGGGTTTGTATTCCTGTACAAAATCATTTTGGAAAGGACTGGTCTTTCTGGGACGGCAGGGGCTCATTATATAATGTGGTTGAAGCATTAAGGAGAGAGATCTATTTTAAGAGCCTTTCTAACATGATTTTCTCAGCCCCTGTCATTGCCCTTGGAGCCACTTTGGGGACGGCATTGGGCATCCTTGCCATCTGTGGACTCTCGCTCCTCTGCAAGTCTTGCAAAAAAGGAATCTCAGAAAAAGACCAGGAATTGGATTTGGAAAAGACCCAGCCTAGTGTGTTTCATTCTGCacagcaggtaaaaaaaaacaaaaaacactgaaaactaaactttgttgtgtttttgttctttttctttctatttaaTATCCTGCAAAACTGTTACTAGCATAGTGGCATTGATCTAtgctgtgtattatttattttagcagtaCTGTATGATATAGCATCAAAAATCCgtattaaaaagtaaaacattggCAAAATCTCATATTTGAAATATCATTACCATTAAGAGCTTTAGACGATTATAACCCTGTTTCACGGCATTCCAAATAATGCAGTATTCTAGAATAATTTTGAGAACAAGGTTATAATGAAACATAGagaatgatgtgtgtgtgtgaactgaaTTTAGCATGGGAAATATGCACATTGCACTATTAGGAATAGTCTCTGAGGGTATGGGGCTATGCTGGTTCAAAAACTAGAGAAGCAGGTTACATACATTTTACTAAATTTAAACTCCCATTTTGCAGTAACATTCTCCAGTCAAATGACTGGTCTATATTACAAACCATGCATTCATTATAATATAAATTGATCTAGTTGCTATATAGCTGTTCTGGGTTCATAAATCAGGCTTACCATTAAGAAATTGTGGCAGATACTTCAGAATGTAGTTTCTGTTTAAGAAATGGGACTCCTTTTAATTATGACATCCACCAGGTGACACTCTTCACAACTTAGTGAAAATCCGATTCAAGTGAAATATCACCTTAAAGGGTAGGTGCATTTTAGCCAAAAAAATGTGCTTTAGTACAGTAACACTCTAAGAAAATGACTGCAAGTGTATATGTTCAGCTTGAATTCATTTCGAGTTAAGAATTAAGAACCAAACTaatgtttctttgaaaaaaaatcagaacacaagctgtatttgtgtaatttgatgcattacatttagacttcactattgttatcataacaatatagttaaagagaaaaccAAAATAACAGTTAAGATGCCAGTTTAAAATGCTCCAAAACAATTACAAAGCAGCATTTAGtaaaatgaggacaatggcacttagaAAAGCAGTTTACATCTCAAGTTTCTAAGTGGGTCAAATTTAATGTAAGTTAAAGTTTTTGCATGTCTAAATCATTTCAATCAGTGTGTGCTTTAATGTCTGTCACCAGAAGTGATGTTCCGAAGAACATGATCTGGAGTCTAATGTAATAATCAATAGTTCATCTTGTCATATTTCTGTTGGACATCATTATTAAAACTGATGTAATTAATCATTTCATTACAATACGCAGAATGCATTAGCAAAGTAGATTCAATTCCCTAATAGTGGAATCAGCAGCGTAGCTTCTCTGAAAGAGCTGCCTGTTTTAGTGAACACTTACAGATGTCACATCATTAACAAAACTGCTCATGCTTCTGTCTGGATCTTACCAGTTCTAGGAATGGTCTCTATTTAGCTGCAGAATGATGGAAGCCCCCTGTCTCAATCTGAACAGTTCTGAGTATAATTACCGATCAACAGCTTTTGCTTCTTAGTCCTTAAATAAGGAAACTGTGAATACAGAGAATTACAACACAGCAATGCATGTGTAAACAGTCATTAGTATCAGCTGCTATATCATTACCATTAAGAGCTTTAGACGATTATAACCCTGGTAAATCGAACAGAAAACCCTCCATCCTTTATATTTCTGCCAGTTGTTTCATTGCGAGATGTGGAAGTCAAGTGGTGAGCTGATATACTGTATTGATGTGATAAGCCAGTGGACACACCAGAATCTAGACAACACTGagctataaaaatatatattatttgacAATGTAGAGAAAAACTACAAGTTGTTTGTTAGTGACCTGACAGCTGAAACAAATTCAAATTGGAACTGTTAATCCCATTGATCCGAGTCCACAAATGGCTACTGATGCATTATTTTGGCTACCAGAATGCATGTCCTTGTGGCTATACCAGTAGCCATATTGTACACCTTCCATTCTCCTGAATCCACTTGTATGAAGAAACTCCATTGTTGCAGATCAGCACTGCAgattattacaaaatgaaaaaaacaagagaTTGCCAGTACAGATTGAATTTAAGACATTCTTATATCTGTCCTGACCTTTCAGGAGCAGGAAAAGACACACGCTATATTGCAGAGTGCCCTGCCTGGTTTGTTTCACTGTAAACCAATGCTGTTGCTTGGATTTTGTTGGTGTGGGGTGCACAGCCCCACTCTAAAAGTACTCCTGTTGTAAACGCTGTGGCCTTTAAGGGATTTTCAATCAGTTTCTTTCAAAGCAAAATGCCTGGCTCTGCTTAGCTCTATTTTAAAATCTCACATTTCATTCTTGCGTCCCTTTAATGTATATTATAAATTAGATTTTGGAAGtggtaatgtgttttcttttaaacacgtGAAGATGGTGTGAATTCATGAACAAAATGTTGCATCTCAAAGGCTTTCTCCtggataacattttattttttgaatgaataCATTATTCATAAATTTGTCCCTATAATCGGATTTGAAAAAGATCAAATATGCATGTTTGCATATTTCATATTATCAATCAGTTTATATACCATGTGTAAGAAATTACCCAACATAATACAGTGGTGTTTTAATGATGCATTAATTCAAGGCATCATTAAAATGATGTACCTTATGACTATGCACTTGTTATGGTTTTTAAGGCTAGCCTTTTCCCCTGCTAGGACTGCAGCTGTTATTACTGATGAAGCACGATTCTGATCAGCAATGCAAACACTGGCCCACTCAAAGGGTCTGGAAGTGAAGAAGCTACTATGTGAGCAAACAGTATTCTGTATGGACACACAGTGTTATAGAAAACTATACAAGCACCTGTATTAGCACTGTCTGCAAAGGGCAAAGATCCAGCATTCAATATTTATAGAAAGAAGAACATTATTTGCATTTTCCATAATATCAGCCTTTCTGATTTAGCACTTGTGAAAAAGTACTTTGTATGCTATGCACCTTTCACTTAGATGCCCTTAtcttttgcttttgtttgtttgaaattattagatagatacatagacagacagataaataGGACTCAagggctgtttttatttttggggttgtGAGTTCCCAaaaataggctgtgtggtccagtggttaaagaaacgggcttgtaaccaagaggtccccagttcaaatcccacctcagccactgactcattgtgtgaccctgagcaagtcacttaacctccttgtgctccgtctttcgggtgagacgtaattgtaagtgactctgcagctgatgcatagttcacacaccctagtctctgtaagttgccttggataaaggcgtctgctaaataaacaaataacaataataataaatttgcTGAAACAAATGCCACCTCACAGACAATGCTatcaaagtaatttttttttaaatggttctaTTTAAAAAGCGTTACAGAGCTCTTTGTTCTTAATTTACCAGCTGGGTGGACAAAGTCACTAAGAATCCTGACATGTCCCAGCACAATAAATCAGTGGCTGAGAAGAAAGGCTAGTTCCAAATCTGTCGGGTGTATGACATGAATCTGAGTGAAGAATGCTCTCGTGATAATATAACAGGGAGCTGCAGGTACGTGTCAAATGCTGCACAAGAAGACACATGCATTGCACTTGGTGAACTTCGAAGATTGCTAAAGCTGTGCAATTTGTCTGCAGTGTGAGGATTGTCAAACCCCTCCCCCCCCATAGGGCTTGATAATGAATGCAAGCACATTGTAATACATTCATTCAGGAAGTCCTGTCTCCATTGGTCTCCAGGACAAAGTGACTGGTGTCGTTGTTATAGATTGTATTTTCTGACAACGGAGTGATGTCATCCAGCTATaaataacagcactgaaaaagAACACTTATCTTGCGTTGTTATTGCAGTTGCTGTTTTATTGAATTGATTCATCCTTTAATTgtgattttttcttttcattttcattctcAGTTCAGCGTTAAGAAATCCACTGAGCCCATCCAGCCCAGGACTCTGTTAAAGTTTCCCAGAATCTACAGGCCCAAACCCTTGGTGACATCACCGGAGGTGATCAACTCCACAGACTACACCTTGGAAACAACAGACGAGCCTTCAGCTGAAAACACTGCAGAGCCTGATGACAGTTGCCTAGCAACCGATGGCTCTGAAGAGGTCTTTATCATCCCCAGGCAAGGTAAAGCAGATTGGGGTTGATATACAGCACGGTTCATTCCACTGGTGATTAAAACGCGCGCGCCCTACAAAACTAAAAACCTTACGACGTAAGAACAGGGCCTACCATTGCTATGTTTTATCATTCTAATTGGAGTAAAAGGCAGCTGCAAGTCATAAGCAGTATAAAGGTTACCAGCAGAACATGTTACGGGTCAATGCTCTTCTCCATTCAAAGGGTGTTGAAAGTCTTAATTCATAGActggtgtacatggagtcattTGGTAATCCTACCTCTATCCCTATTATTTCAGTACAGACATCGTTGGGGAAACAGCTAGGTGTACAGTCACTGCATCAGTTAGGCTAACAACAAGAAGTACAATTAAATCCAGGGACGGTGTTTCTTCAACCAATATCCTGATTGTCAGCTTCCTCTCTTTCAGAGATCAATAGTCCTCCAGCCCCTGGCTGGGCTAATATCTCAACATCCCTCATTTGAGAGCGAGGTCATGGCTTACATATACTCTACTGTGAGTCCTTCAAAAGCCTATTATCAATCACTCTTTTCTATGCTGGGAATTCTTTTTTTCCAGTGGCTCCAGACTTGTAGGTGTAATTGTAGTGCAATTTAATAATGCAGTGATGGAGTGCTATTCTGTTTTACAGGTCACGATTTTAAAACAGCGGTTTCAAGAAATATCATCACCTTGAGGGTTCaaacaggggtgtccaaagctggctcttccactcctggtctttgttccaacccggttcaaaattgtttaattgaacccaaTTAAAACTCCATCCAGACCTTAAACTATATCATTATAGCAttctacctgttaaacctggagtggaatagccctccaggaccgggattgcaAACCCATGGGTTTAAGGTACTAGTGTTGTCTTTCAACATTGGAACGTTGCAGATTCTAAGGCAGCCTTTGCCATCTCTGGGGATCTGAAGAAAGAAACAGCAGGCGGCAACACAACCCCAAACCCAAAGCTCCACTTCTCTCTCCGATACGACACCCAGACATTAGAGCTGCATGTCACAGTCATCGAAGGTaaagcaataaatacatacatctacACGAGAGACCAACTACAAAGTGTTCATTATTTGCAAGTTTTGTTCTTCAGTTAATTAAGGGGAGGCTGAATCCTGGTaacagttatcacagatttcacaacATCTGTAACATTTACCCGTtgttgtgtaatatgtagttgtCTGTGAGTATtccaatttctgaaagaatagtgtaaatgtacatattttatcacttaaaaataaatacagcataaaaaaaggaaatattccACAAATTAGCATttattgtttttcaggtaagcatttaaatatttaggaatgttgtataataactctagtgaaaagcatttttttctgctttaataaatattatgtttaatcatggaatatcttgaaatatttttcGACTGTGAAATGCTGGGAAATAACCACACCGTGAAAGAAATGCATTACTAATTGGGCTTATTTCTATGCTGATTCTTTTTACAGCTGAGAACGTCAGTGCAACCCAGGGCCACGATTGCTACATCACTGGACACCTGACCACCAAGTCTGGAAAGAGGGAGGCCCTGACGTCAATCCGCCGCGTGACACCCCACCTGCTGTGGGAGGAAACCCTGGTGTTTCCGCTGCCAGAGGGCTacgggatagagggagagatctCCCTGTCCCTCTTCAACTGTGACAAGTTCTCCCGACACACCAGTACGGGAGTGATGAGGTTCAAACTGGCTGATGTGGGCATGCTATCAGACGCAGACTGCTGGGTGGACCTGCAGCCTCCCAAACAGGTGCGCTGTTCATTAGCATTGTGTATCTATTCATTTATACAGTGTAGGAATACAGCTGTGGCTAAAAgtcttgcatcaccctatagattgaactaattttgcttcataaagtccaatgaaaaccagctgaataatgtgatggtaacatattgaatgatatgcaatgcatttaaaatgtttgatacAGAAATAaagcttgttattattattattattattatttacataaaataatatacaccaaaactgtacatataaggctgtaattctattgagggtttctggtgacattgataAAACAGGAGAGCTAACGTGATGCCACCAGAGACCCtcgatagaattacagccttattacgcacagttgggtgtacattattctttatattattataggAGATGCAGAAATTGCCATTTTGTTGGAGGGAGTGTACTGTAAGAAAAGGGAAAGGgttaa is a genomic window containing:
- the LOC117434675 gene encoding synaptotagmin-13-like, which codes for MRLTHLLITNLYKAPVIALGATLGTALGILAICGLSLLCKSCKKGISEKDQELDLEKTQPSVFHSAQQFSVKKSTEPIQPRTLLKFPRIYRPKPLVTSPEVINSTDYTLETTDEPSAENTAEPDDSCLATDGSEEVFIIPRQDSKAAFAISGDLKKETAGGNTTPNPKLHFSLRYDTQTLELHVTVIEAENVSATQGHDCYITGHLTTKSGKREALTSIRRVTPHLLWEETLVFPLPEGYGIEGEISLSLFNCDKFSRHTSTGVMRFKLADVGMLSDADCWVDLQPPKQDPAISVGEILLSISYLPAANRLGVVVMKARSLQSDKLKDVIDLSVKLALKHQATKLKKKQTRRVKHKMNPVWNEMMMFEVPHKLLSQSSLDLEVLNQACVGDVQSLGRCAVGMQSTGTGLQHWQQMLNNPRKQLAMWHPLYE